A stretch of Cicer arietinum cultivar CDC Frontier isolate Library 1 chromosome 5, Cicar.CDCFrontier_v2.0, whole genome shotgun sequence DNA encodes these proteins:
- the LOC101513467 gene encoding uncharacterized protein has protein sequence MSGPPSLPLLPLSLAFSLPLSLFHNQLTTAASSKQTNRSSSVPVKRTARPPPTNESLLCSLRACDRLCLRGRSSLSPLCSPQLSRSRCYFVQKRKFCDGERDEEIITSTSETISENPRIEENNIRLSKVPRVFEDDFEKCLERDPGKRPQIWQYPPNKLDAIRRAYLKFGPYQINLKEYPLSGNEVHPRRFQYAWFNIFSSWLEYSPSKDAAYCLPCYLFSKRPTGRPGSDVFIGTGFRNWKKVKNGKFCAFLKHIGMDPCSPHNNAMKACLDLLNQDGHIRNTFQVQSSEQILKNRIRLKTSIDTVRWLTLQACAFRGHDETSGSRNQGNFLQLIKLLATYNDEVAKVVLENAPYNSKYTSHQIQKELLHILSSRVRKHICEEIGDSKFCIVVDEARDESKREQMSLVLRFVDKVGLIQERFFFVAHVKDTTALTLKEKVCDILSRHNLDVSNMRGQGYDGASNMRGEWNGLQALFMKDCPYAYYVHCFAHRLQLALRHDELQAAQLEEIAHLLEIDEIVTGKGINQIGTLKRAGDTRWGSHFSSICSLINMYEDIVNAMCLVGTTKYLIQVLREDGWDALFTEVKNFCEKHDIEIPDLNDVHSTTKFGRSRLQQGQVTIEHYFRVEIFFTAIDQQLQELNNRFSEQAIDLLTLSCALTPKDNYKSFNIEKICTLVEKYYPVDFNMQEKINLKFQLQHFLIDAHQDLNLKNLSTIQELCSCLIATEKTQNFYLIDRLLRLIMTLPVSTATTERSFSAMKIIKSRLRNKMEDDFLADTMTIYIKREIAASITYESIIDDFKLIKERRALL, from the exons ATGTCTGGG CCTCCTTCTCTCCCTCTTCTTCCCCTTTCTCTTGCATTCAGCCTCCCTCTCTCCCTCTTCCATAATCAGTTGACGACGGCCGCCTCTTCCAAACAAACCAATCGCTCCTCCTCTGTGCCAGTCAAACGAACCGCGCGACCGCCTCCAACAAACGAATCGCTCCTCTGCTCGCTGCGGGCCTGCGACCGCCTCTGCCTCCGTGGCCGTTCGTCGCTCTCGCCTCTCTGTTCGCCGCAACTCTCCAGATCGCGTTGCTACTTTGTTCAAAAG aggaaatttTGTGACGGTGAAAGAGATGAAGAAATTATAACTTCTACATCTGAAACTATCTCTGAGAATCCaagaattgaagaaaataatattcGTCTTTCCAAGGTTCCTAGAGTTTTCGAAGATGACTTTGAGAAATGTTTAGAACGTGATCCCGGAAAGCGCCCTCAAATTTGGCAATATCCACCAAATAAATTGGATGCAATACGAAGAGCGTATCTAAAATTTGGtccttatcaaataaatttaaaagaatatccTTTATCTGGCAACGAGGTTCATCCAAGACGGTTTCAATATGCTTGgtttaacatattttcttcATGGCTAGAATATTCACCTTCTAAAGATGCTGCATATTGTTTACCATGCTATCTATTTAGCAAAAGACCAACTGGACGTCCTGGATCAGATGTCTTCATTGGTACAGGTTTTAGAAATTGGAAGAAAGttaaaaatggaaaattttgcgcttttctcaaacacataggGATGGATCCTTGCTCACCACACAACAATGCAATGAAAGCTTGTTTAGACTTGTTGAATCAAGATGGACATATTAGGAATACTTTTCAAGTGCAAAGCTCAGAACAAATTTTGAAGAATCGAATACGTCTCAAGACATCAATTGACACTGTTCGTTGGTTAACACTTCAAGCTTGTGCTTTTAGGGGACATGATGAAACTAGCGGGTCAAGAAATCAAGGcaattttcttcaattgataAAACTCTTGGCAACTTACAATGATGAAGTTGCGAAAGTTGTGTTGGAAAATGCTCcatataattctaaatatacttcacatcaaattcaaaaagaGCTTTTGCATATTCTTTCTAGTAGGGTGAGAAAacatatatgtgaagaaattgGTGATTCCAAATTTTGCATCGTTGTAGATGAAGCTCGTGATGAATCAAAAAGGGAACAAATGTCTCTTGTGTTAAGATTTGTTGACAAAGTTGGTTTAATACAAGAGCGATTTTTTTTTGTGGCACATGTTAAAGACACTACAGCTTTAACTCTGAAAGAAAAAGTATGTGATATACTTTCTCGACATAATCTTGATGTTTCTAACATGCGTGGTCAAGGGTATGATGGTGCTAGTAATATGAGAGGAGAATGGAACGGTTTACAAGCACTGTTTATGAAAGATTGTCCTTACGCATACTATGTCCATTGTTTTGCTCATCGATTGCAACTTGCTTTG CGTCATGATGAGTTACAAGCTGCTCAATTAGAGGAAATTGCACATTTGCTAGAAATTGATGAGATTGTAACTGGTAAAGGTATAAATCAAATTGGTACTTTGAAACGAGCTGGGGATACTCGTTGGGGATCACATTTCTCTTCTATTTGTAGCTTGATAAATATGTATGAG GATATAGTTAATGCCATGTGTTTGGTTGGAACAACAAAGTATCTTATTCAAGTATTGAGAGAAGATGGTTGGGATGCATTATTTACTGAAGTGAAGAACTTTTGTGAAAAACATGATATTGAAATTCCTGATCTCAACGATGttcattcaacaacaaaatttggACGATCTCGTCTTCAACAAGGTCAGGTTACAATAGAGCATTATTTTagagttgaaatattttttactgcCATTGATCAACAATTACAAGAGTTGAATAACAGATTTAGTGAACAAGCAATAGATTTGTTAACTCTAAGTTGTGCTTTGACTCCTAAGGATAATTATAAAtcttttaacattgaaaaaatttgcactctagttgaaaaatattacCCTGTGGATTTCAACATGCAAGagaagattaatttgaaatttcaactcCAACATTTCTTAATTGATGCTCATCAAGatttaaatttgaagaatttatcaaCTATCCAAGAATTGTGCTCATGTTTGATTGCAACTGAAAAGACGCAAAATTTCTACTTGATTGATAGACTACTTCGTCTTATCATGACTCTTCCGGTTTCTACTGCCACAACTGAAAGATCTTTTTCAgcaatgaaaattattaaatcaagGTTAAGAAACAAGATGGAAGATGACTTTTTGGCAGATACCATGACGATTTATATTAAAAGGGAAATTGCTGCAAGTATCACTTATGAgtctattattgatgatttcaagTTAATTAAAGAGCGTAGAGCATTACTTTAA